In the genome of Nocardiopsis composta, one region contains:
- a CDS encoding carbohydrate ABC transporter permease — protein MAAQSIRSARRAEAARDRARRRDLILGGGRGPRIAAMSALAALAALWLAPMVWALITSFKTEGDAVALPPALVPESGFTLEQYRGLFAAGNIQMWMFNSLVIAVLVTLFTIAVAAPAAFAMSRMDFRGRTALTAFTVAAIVVPPQLLIVPLFRQMVWLDLVDTHPAVILPQLVAPVIVFVLKRFFDAVPRELDEAARMDGASYGRLFVSVIMPLSRPILAAASIFVFITAWNNYLWPFIVTTDPALMTLPVGVPNILDSYGTFYASQLAASMVAAAPMVIVFMLFQRQIVDSVATTGLGGR, from the coding sequence ATGGCAGCGCAGAGCATCCGTTCCGCGCGGCGGGCCGAGGCGGCCCGCGACCGCGCCAGGCGGCGCGACCTGATACTGGGCGGGGGGCGCGGACCGCGGATCGCCGCCATGTCGGCGCTGGCGGCCCTCGCGGCGCTGTGGCTGGCCCCCATGGTGTGGGCGCTGATCACCTCCTTCAAGACCGAGGGGGACGCGGTCGCGCTGCCGCCGGCCCTGGTCCCCGAGAGCGGCTTCACCCTTGAGCAGTACCGCGGCCTGTTCGCGGCCGGCAACATCCAGATGTGGATGTTCAACAGCCTGGTCATCGCCGTGCTGGTCACCCTGTTCACGATCGCGGTGGCGGCCCCGGCGGCCTTCGCCATGTCGCGGATGGACTTCCGGGGCCGCACGGCGCTGACCGCCTTCACGGTCGCGGCGATCGTGGTTCCGCCGCAGCTGCTCATCGTGCCGCTGTTCCGGCAGATGGTGTGGCTGGACCTGGTCGACACCCACCCGGCGGTGATCCTGCCGCAGCTGGTGGCGCCGGTCATCGTGTTCGTGCTCAAGAGGTTCTTCGACGCGGTGCCGCGCGAGCTGGACGAGGCGGCCCGGATGGACGGGGCGTCGTACGGGCGGCTGTTCGTCTCGGTGATCATGCCGCTGTCGCGGCCCATCCTCGCCGCGGCGTCGATCTTCGTGTTCATCACCGCCTGGAACAACTACCTGTGGCCGTTCATCGTCACGACCGACCCGGCGCTGATGACGCTGCCCGTGGGCGTCCCGAACATCCTGGACTCCTACGGGACGTTCTACGCCTCGCAGCTGGCCGCGTCCATGGTGGCCGCGGCGCCGATGGTGATCGTGTTCATGCTGTTCCAGCGGCAGATCGTGGACAGCGTCGCCACCACCGGCCTGGGCGGCCGGTAG
- a CDS encoding carbohydrate ABC transporter permease has product MSAPAGAPARPRAEGGPPPGLPGAVRRLWRRSADSPAPFLLPFLLVYTLFLVWPLLSGLWMSFTDIALNGAGGAFVGAENYAEALGDPLVWRTLGNTVLFTLLTTVPLVVIALAMAVLVQTGLPGQWLWRLSFFLPFLLPVATVVLVWNFLYVEDFGLLNQALGLFGAEGLGWLTDESTAMWSVVLTTVWWTVGFNFLLYLAALQSIPGHLYEAAALDGAGAWARLRHVTLPQLRGTTAVVLLLQVLASLKVFDQIYLLTGGGPGEATRSLLLYIYDVGFTGYRFGYGAAVSYLFLALVLGVAALQLWISARRKG; this is encoded by the coding sequence ATGAGCGCGCCGGCCGGCGCCCCCGCCCGCCCTCGCGCGGAGGGCGGCCCTCCGCCAGGGCTCCCCGGCGCCGTGCGGCGCCTGTGGCGGCGCTCCGCCGACTCCCCTGCGCCGTTCCTGCTGCCCTTCCTCCTGGTGTACACGCTGTTCCTGGTCTGGCCGCTGCTGAGCGGGCTGTGGATGAGCTTCACCGACATCGCCCTCAACGGGGCGGGCGGAGCGTTCGTCGGAGCGGAGAACTACGCCGAGGCGCTGGGCGACCCGCTGGTGTGGCGGACCCTGGGCAACACCGTCCTGTTCACCCTCCTCACCACCGTCCCCCTGGTGGTGATCGCGCTGGCCATGGCGGTCCTGGTGCAGACCGGGCTGCCCGGGCAGTGGCTGTGGCGGCTGTCGTTCTTCCTGCCGTTCCTGCTGCCGGTGGCCACCGTGGTGCTGGTGTGGAACTTCCTGTACGTGGAGGACTTCGGCCTGCTCAACCAGGCGCTGGGGCTCTTCGGGGCGGAGGGCCTGGGCTGGCTGACCGACGAGAGCACGGCGATGTGGTCGGTGGTCCTGACCACGGTGTGGTGGACGGTCGGGTTCAACTTCCTGCTGTACCTGGCCGCCCTGCAGTCGATCCCCGGCCACCTGTACGAGGCCGCCGCGCTGGACGGCGCGGGGGCGTGGGCCCGGCTGCGCCACGTCACCCTCCCCCAGCTGCGGGGCACCACGGCGGTCGTCCTGCTGCTGCAGGTGCTGGCCTCGCTGAAGGTCTTCGACCAGATCTACCTGCTGACCGGGGGCGGCCCGGGCGAGGCGACCCGCTCGCTGCTGCTCTACATCTACGACGTGGGGTTCACCGGCTACCGGTTCGGATACGGCGCCGCCGTCTCCTACCTCTTCCTGGCCCTCGTCCTCGGCGTCGCCGCCCTCCAGTTGTGGATCAGCGCGCGGAGAAAGGGCTGA
- a CDS encoding extracellular solute-binding protein codes for MPHPPHRADPQTGSPPLLSRRRLLLGTGALALGSALGASGCAPGPGPGSTTEVRFWSLFQGGDGARVETMLDAVHAQAPHLRVTPSTLAWGPPYYTKLAVASVGGRAPETAVLHLSRLPGYAPGGLLEPFDPDLLAEFGVTAEDFVPGLWERGVHDGDVYAVPLDTHPVIVFYDTGAADRAGLLDGDGRLTGMDSPEGFLQASRALAEAGGGSGVSFGHVNDDSQGWRLFWMLYNQTGASLDLPEGGPAGLDRDAALRVYAFLADLFDGRTSEPDLTYPTALAAFASGRSAMLICGEWELPYLLEHVEDLGAAPFPTVFDRPGGYADSHAFVLPRQGDPGPERTRAAHEFVALMVRNSLTWGEAGHIPAYSPVARSSEYLALKPQADYAAAGETPVLDPEAWFAGAGSQFHSDVSEALRTALSGDGPEAAVEHLERTLDSWAARTNPGGAR; via the coding sequence ATGCCGCACCCACCGCACAGGGCCGATCCGCAGACCGGTTCCCCTCCCCTGCTCTCCCGGCGCCGCCTGCTCCTGGGCACGGGGGCCCTCGCCCTGGGATCGGCCCTGGGCGCCTCCGGCTGCGCCCCCGGCCCAGGCCCGGGCTCCACGACGGAGGTGCGGTTCTGGAGCCTGTTCCAGGGCGGCGACGGCGCCCGGGTGGAGACCATGCTGGACGCGGTGCACGCGCAGGCCCCGCACCTGCGCGTCACCCCCAGCACGCTGGCCTGGGGGCCGCCCTACTACACCAAGCTGGCGGTGGCCTCGGTGGGCGGGCGCGCGCCCGAGACCGCCGTGCTGCACCTGTCCCGCCTGCCCGGTTACGCCCCCGGCGGCCTGCTCGAGCCCTTCGACCCGGACCTGCTGGCCGAGTTCGGGGTCACCGCCGAGGACTTCGTTCCCGGCCTGTGGGAGCGCGGCGTCCACGACGGCGACGTCTACGCGGTGCCGCTGGACACCCACCCGGTGATCGTCTTCTACGACACCGGGGCGGCCGACCGGGCCGGGCTGCTCGACGGGGACGGCCGGCTGACCGGGATGGACTCCCCCGAGGGGTTCCTCCAGGCCTCCCGGGCGCTGGCCGAGGCCGGGGGCGGCAGCGGCGTCTCCTTCGGGCACGTCAACGACGACTCCCAGGGGTGGCGGCTGTTCTGGATGCTGTACAACCAGACCGGGGCCTCCCTGGACCTGCCCGAGGGCGGGCCGGCCGGGCTCGACCGCGACGCGGCGCTGCGCGTCTACGCCTTCCTCGCCGACCTGTTCGACGGCCGGACCTCGGAACCGGACCTCACCTACCCCACCGCCCTGGCGGCCTTCGCCTCCGGGCGCTCGGCGATGCTCATCTGCGGCGAGTGGGAGCTGCCCTACCTGCTGGAGCACGTGGAGGACCTGGGGGCGGCGCCGTTCCCCACCGTCTTCGACCGGCCCGGCGGCTACGCCGACTCCCACGCCTTCGTGCTGCCCCGCCAGGGGGACCCCGGCCCGGAGCGGACGCGCGCCGCCCACGAGTTCGTCGCGCTCATGGTGCGCAACAGCCTGACCTGGGGCGAGGCCGGCCACATCCCGGCCTACTCGCCGGTCGCGCGGTCCTCGGAGTACCTGGCGCTGAAGCCGCAGGCGGACTACGCGGCCGCCGGCGAGACCCCGGTGCTCGACCCCGAGGCCTGGTTCGCCGGGGCCGGATCGCAGTTCCACTCGGACGTGAGCGAGGCGCTGCGCACCGCCCTGAGCGGTGACGGGCCCGAGGCGGCGGTGGAGCACCTGGAGCGGACCCTGGACTCCTGGGCCGCCCGGACCAACCCGGGAGGTGCGCGATGA
- a CDS encoding glycoside hydrolase family 2 protein: protein MPTQTQPQHEGGPTAVPRPEYPRPQFTRPEWLCLNGPWEFEIDRGDSGLERGLAGAGLSGAITVPFCPESELSGVGDTDFMEAVWYRRTVRIPAAWTGRRVLLHFQAVDHDATVWVNGVEVARHRGGFTPFTADLAGVAGPGEEAAVVVRARDSRHGPQARGKQATWYANSGCHYTRTTGIWQTVWMEPVPDAHLRRPRITPDLANGAFHLCLPLSRTGEGLRVRAVLEDGDGEVSAAEARADLDTAPRLTLPVPEERRRAWSPEDPHLYTLRLELLDAQGRTVDRAGSYAGLRSVSIRGKAILINGRRVFQRLVLDQGYYPDGLMTAPDDAALVRDIELARRAGFNGARLHQKVFEERFLYHADRLGYLVWGEFADWGCAAGGGPADDNQRPDASYPAQWSEAVERDYSHPSVIGWCPLNETFQRLHDRFTALDDVTRAMFLATKAIDPSRPVLDASGYSHRVPETDVYDSHSYEQDPEAFREQMRGLAEDAPHVNRGEDGRDWSVPYRGQPYFCSEFGGIRWDPGAAGGEHSWGYGDDPRTPEEFYTRFEGLTGVLLEDPDMFGYCYTQLTDVFQERNGVYRFDRSEKLDTARIAAAQRRTAAYEKGGLPPR from the coding sequence GTGCCGACGCAGACCCAGCCGCAGCACGAGGGCGGTCCCACCGCCGTTCCCCGCCCCGAGTACCCGCGCCCGCAGTTCACCCGGCCCGAGTGGCTGTGCCTCAACGGCCCCTGGGAGTTCGAGATCGACCGCGGCGACAGCGGCCTGGAGCGCGGGCTCGCCGGCGCCGGGCTCTCCGGCGCCATCACCGTCCCCTTCTGCCCGGAGTCGGAGCTGTCCGGCGTGGGCGACACCGACTTCATGGAGGCGGTCTGGTACCGGCGCACCGTCCGCATCCCCGCGGCATGGACCGGCCGGCGCGTCCTGCTGCACTTCCAGGCGGTCGACCACGACGCCACGGTGTGGGTGAACGGCGTCGAGGTCGCCCGGCACCGCGGCGGGTTCACCCCCTTCACCGCCGACCTGGCCGGGGTCGCCGGCCCCGGCGAAGAGGCCGCGGTGGTCGTGCGCGCCCGCGACAGCAGGCACGGCCCCCAGGCCCGCGGCAAGCAGGCCACCTGGTACGCCAACTCCGGGTGCCACTACACGCGCACCACCGGGATCTGGCAGACCGTGTGGATGGAACCGGTCCCCGACGCCCATCTGCGGCGCCCCCGCATCACCCCGGACCTGGCCAACGGGGCGTTCCACCTGTGCCTGCCGCTGTCCCGGACCGGCGAGGGCCTGCGGGTGCGCGCCGTCCTGGAGGACGGGGACGGCGAGGTCTCCGCGGCCGAGGCGCGCGCCGACCTCGACACCGCGCCCCGGCTGACCCTGCCGGTGCCCGAGGAGCGGCGCCGCGCCTGGTCACCTGAGGACCCCCACCTGTACACGCTCCGCCTGGAGCTGCTCGACGCCCAGGGCCGGACGGTGGACCGGGCCGGCTCCTACGCGGGCCTGCGGTCGGTCTCCATTCGCGGCAAGGCGATCCTGATCAACGGCCGGCGCGTCTTCCAGCGCCTGGTCCTGGACCAGGGCTACTACCCCGACGGGCTGATGACCGCCCCCGACGACGCCGCCCTGGTGCGCGACATCGAGCTGGCCCGGCGGGCCGGGTTCAACGGGGCCCGCCTGCACCAGAAGGTCTTCGAGGAGCGCTTCCTGTACCACGCCGACCGGCTCGGCTACCTGGTCTGGGGCGAGTTCGCCGACTGGGGGTGCGCGGCCGGCGGGGGCCCGGCCGACGACAACCAGCGGCCGGACGCCTCCTACCCGGCCCAGTGGTCGGAGGCCGTGGAGCGCGACTACTCCCACCCCAGCGTCATCGGCTGGTGCCCGCTCAACGAGACCTTCCAGCGGCTGCACGACCGCTTCACCGCCCTGGACGACGTGACCCGGGCGATGTTCCTCGCCACCAAGGCGATCGACCCCTCCCGCCCGGTGCTGGACGCCTCCGGCTACTCCCACCGGGTCCCCGAGACCGACGTCTACGACTCGCACAGCTACGAGCAGGACCCCGAGGCGTTCCGGGAGCAGATGCGCGGCCTGGCCGAGGACGCCCCCCACGTCAACCGCGGGGAGGACGGCCGCGACTGGTCGGTGCCCTACCGCGGGCAGCCCTACTTCTGCAGCGAGTTCGGCGGGATCCGCTGGGACCCCGGCGCCGCCGGCGGCGAGCACTCGTGGGGGTACGGCGACGACCCGCGGACCCCGGAGGAGTTCTACACCCGCTTCGAGGGCCTGACGGGGGTGCTGCTGGAGGACCCGGACATGTTCGGCTACTGCTACACCCAGCTCACCGACGTGTTCCAGGAGCGCAACGGCGTCTACCGGTTCGACCGGAGCGAAAAGCTCGACACCGCCCGCATCGCGGCCGCGCAGCGCAGGACGGCCGCCTACGAGAAGGGCGGCCTCCCGCCCCGGTGA
- a CDS encoding LacI family DNA-binding transcriptional regulator, with amino-acid sequence MGTRPRIKDVARRAGVSEKTVSNVINDYPHVKPATRAAVEAAISELGYRVNLAGRHLRRGETGVIALAVPELAIGYFAELADLVIREAERRSRTVLVHQSEARREREESALDGFGTDFVDGVILSPLAMDDAALQAHPSRLPVVLLGEVPRAVRHGHVAIDNVAAAREATEHLLDGGRSRIAVVGGRPPGRSGTAELRTRGYREALEARGLAYDPALVRPARHFHWQDGADLAAELIAAPGPPDALLCLNDPLALGAMRALHEAGVRVPEDVAVVGFDDTAAGRYAVPGLTTVAPDKPALAREAVRLLLEAVEARRGAPDAAPGRGEADRSSGKVVVGHSLLVRESSSTAG; translated from the coding sequence GTGGGCACGAGGCCGCGTATCAAGGACGTCGCGCGCCGAGCCGGGGTCTCGGAGAAGACGGTTTCCAACGTCATCAACGACTACCCGCACGTCAAGCCCGCGACGCGCGCCGCCGTCGAGGCGGCCATCTCCGAGCTGGGCTACCGGGTCAACCTGGCCGGGCGCCACCTGCGCCGCGGTGAGACCGGGGTGATCGCGCTGGCCGTTCCCGAACTCGCCATCGGCTACTTCGCCGAACTCGCCGACCTGGTCATCCGGGAGGCCGAGCGCCGCTCGCGCACCGTCCTCGTGCACCAGAGCGAGGCCCGCCGCGAACGCGAGGAGTCCGCCCTCGACGGCTTCGGCACCGACTTCGTCGACGGCGTCATCCTCAGCCCGCTGGCCATGGACGACGCCGCCCTGCAGGCGCACCCCTCCCGGCTGCCGGTGGTGCTCCTGGGCGAGGTGCCCCGCGCCGTCCGGCACGGCCACGTCGCGATCGACAACGTGGCCGCCGCGCGGGAGGCGACCGAGCACCTGCTCGACGGCGGGAGGAGTCGGATCGCGGTGGTCGGCGGCCGTCCTCCGGGCCGGTCCGGAACGGCCGAACTGCGCACCCGGGGGTACCGCGAGGCCCTGGAGGCGAGAGGGCTGGCCTACGACCCCGCACTGGTGCGGCCGGCCCGGCACTTCCACTGGCAGGACGGAGCGGACCTCGCCGCCGAGCTGATCGCCGCCCCCGGGCCGCCCGACGCCCTGCTGTGCCTGAACGACCCGCTGGCCCTGGGGGCGATGCGCGCACTGCACGAGGCCGGGGTGCGGGTCCCCGAGGACGTGGCGGTGGTCGGGTTCGACGACACCGCCGCCGGGCGCTACGCCGTGCCGGGCCTGACCACCGTCGCCCCGGACAAGCCGGCCCTGGCCCGCGAGGCGGTGCGGCTGCTGCTGGAGGCGGTGGAGGCCCGCCGCGGCGCTCCGGACGCGGCGCCGGGGAGAGGGGAGGCCGACCGGTCGTCCGGCAAGGTCGTCGTCGGCCATTCCCTCCTCGTCCGGGAGAGCAGCTCCACCGCCGGCTGA
- a CDS encoding GntR family transcriptional regulator: MNATSIYEQLRADILTGAVPLGTPMREVAIAERFGVSRTPVREALRRLQHDRLLESGVRGLHVRTPGPEEVMQIYEARILLEAEAARQAARAHGVADLARLEGLLARDRALADPDDATRASTNLEFHEAVWNAAHNPVHADLLRRLPIHLVSTPHSTLSVPGRWEEALEEHGRLVAAIAERDADAAADVARDHMRTARDIRVRILREQASSGAP, translated from the coding sequence TTGAACGCGACCAGCATCTACGAGCAGCTGCGGGCCGATATTCTCACCGGCGCCGTCCCTCTGGGCACGCCGATGCGCGAGGTGGCCATCGCCGAGCGGTTCGGCGTCTCGCGCACCCCGGTGCGCGAGGCGCTGCGCCGCCTCCAGCACGACCGGCTCCTGGAGAGCGGGGTGCGCGGCCTGCACGTGCGCACCCCGGGGCCGGAGGAGGTCATGCAGATCTATGAGGCCCGCATCCTGCTGGAGGCGGAGGCCGCGCGGCAGGCGGCGCGGGCCCACGGCGTGGCCGACCTGGCGCGGCTGGAGGGGCTGCTGGCCCGCGACCGCGCCCTGGCGGACCCCGACGACGCCACCCGCGCCTCGACCAACCTGGAGTTCCACGAGGCGGTGTGGAATGCGGCGCACAACCCCGTCCACGCCGACCTGCTGCGGCGGCTGCCCATCCACCTGGTGTCCACGCCGCATTCGACCCTGTCGGTCCCGGGGCGCTGGGAGGAGGCGCTGGAGGAGCACGGCCGGCTGGTCGCGGCGATCGCCGAGCGCGACGCCGACGCAGCCGCGGACGTCGCCCGCGACCACATGCGCACCGCCCGCGACATCCGGGTCCGCATCCTGCGCGAGCAGGCCTCCAGCGGGGCGCCGTAA
- the tcuA gene encoding FAD-dependent tricarballylate dehydrogenase TcuA has product MVTERDPAPSASGPASSAAPESVDVLVVGGGNAGFCAAHAAAARGRRVLLIEKGRAEESGGNSFYTAGAFRIAHGGLADLGDLVEDDPRHTATELAAYPAEDFHADMKRVTGGRNDPGLTAALVEDGAAALRWLRGLGLRFRLMYERQAYTGADGRHVFFGGLAVGSVGGGKGLIEQHEAAARAGGVEVRYGTGATGLITEGGRVAGVRWSGADGGAGEIRAESVVLAAGGFEADAAMRREHLGEGWERASVRGTPLNTGEMLRAALRAGAAAGGDWSTCHSVAWDVAGPPGGGDRERTNTLTRQSYPLGIVVNAEGRRFVDEGADFRNYTYAKYGAEILRQPGGRAFQVFDADLRPLLRAEEYDPEGTSVVTAGTLEGLARAMGVPEEAFASTVRAFNAAVDRSVPFRPSVKDGRAARVDPPKSNWAHPIERAPFYAFPVTCGITFTFGGLRADDRGRALDGRGEPVPGLFVCGEMLGGLFSGNYPGGSGLTSGAVFGRRAGALA; this is encoded by the coding sequence ATGGTCACCGAGCGCGACCCCGCGCCGTCCGCTTCCGGCCCCGCCTCCTCCGCCGCGCCGGAGTCGGTCGACGTCCTGGTGGTGGGCGGCGGCAACGCCGGCTTCTGCGCCGCGCACGCCGCGGCGGCCCGGGGGCGGCGGGTCCTGCTCATCGAGAAGGGCCGCGCCGAGGAGTCCGGCGGCAACAGCTTCTACACCGCGGGCGCGTTCCGCATCGCCCACGGCGGCCTGGCCGACCTCGGCGACCTGGTCGAGGACGACCCCCGGCACACGGCGACCGAGCTGGCCGCCTACCCGGCCGAGGACTTCCACGCGGACATGAAGCGGGTCACCGGCGGCCGCAACGACCCCGGGCTGACCGCGGCCCTGGTCGAGGACGGCGCCGCCGCGCTGCGCTGGCTGCGCGGCCTGGGCCTGCGCTTCCGGCTGATGTACGAGCGCCAGGCCTACACCGGCGCCGACGGCCGGCACGTCTTCTTCGGCGGCCTGGCGGTGGGCAGCGTCGGCGGCGGCAAGGGCCTGATCGAGCAGCACGAGGCGGCGGCGCGCGCCGGCGGCGTCGAGGTCCGCTACGGCACCGGCGCCACCGGGCTGATCACCGAGGGCGGCCGCGTGGCCGGGGTGCGCTGGAGCGGCGCGGACGGCGGCGCCGGTGAGATCCGCGCCGAGTCGGTGGTGCTGGCCGCGGGCGGGTTCGAGGCCGACGCCGCGATGCGCCGCGAGCACCTGGGCGAGGGCTGGGAGCGGGCCTCGGTGCGCGGCACCCCGCTCAACACCGGCGAGATGCTGCGCGCGGCGCTGCGGGCCGGCGCCGCGGCCGGCGGCGACTGGTCCACCTGCCACAGCGTGGCCTGGGACGTCGCCGGCCCGCCCGGGGGCGGCGACCGCGAGCGCACCAACACGCTGACCCGGCAGAGCTACCCGCTGGGCATCGTGGTCAACGCCGAGGGCCGCCGGTTCGTCGACGAGGGCGCCGACTTCCGCAACTACACCTACGCCAAGTACGGCGCGGAGATCCTGCGCCAGCCCGGCGGCCGCGCCTTCCAGGTGTTCGACGCCGACCTGCGGCCCCTGCTGCGCGCCGAGGAGTACGACCCCGAGGGCACCAGCGTCGTCACCGCCGGCACCCTGGAGGGCCTGGCCCGCGCCATGGGCGTGCCGGAGGAGGCGTTCGCCTCCACGGTGCGCGCGTTCAACGCGGCGGTGGACCGGTCGGTGCCCTTCCGCCCCTCGGTCAAGGACGGGCGCGCGGCGCGGGTGGACCCGCCCAAGAGCAACTGGGCGCACCCCATCGAGCGCGCCCCCTTCTACGCCTTCCCGGTGACCTGCGGCATCACCTTCACCTTCGGCGGCCTGCGCGCCGACGACCGGGGCCGGGCGCTGGACGGGCGGGGCGAGCCCGTACCCGGCCTGTTCGTCTGCGGTGAGATGCTGGGAGGACTCTTCAGCGGCAACTACCCGGGCGGTTCCGGGCTCACCTCGGGCGCCGTCTTCGGACGGCGCGCGGGCGCGCTCGCCTGA
- a CDS encoding Bug family tripartite tricarboxylate transporter substrate binding protein, whose protein sequence is MAQQDTTGPPASRGPWRALALRAGPLIAAGAVTVALGAAALTGDERETGHGFAEGEQFRLLAPAEPGGGWDQTAREMQSALRDQVGRVEVYNVGGAGGTIGLNQYVRLPPDPTELMVTGLIMVGAVETSGSEVRVDDTTPLARITTDYEVIVVPEDSAVEDTGDLVELMRDDVGAVSIAGGSAGGVEQILAGLVADEIGADPAEINYIAHSGGGEALTTVLSGRATAAVSGVSEILPQIEAGRVRPIAVSSAERLEALPEVPTLIEGGVGVELANWRSVHAPAGITAEEEQRLEELIMAMAQSPGWQEALERRGWGDALLAGEDYEEFLASEQERTAEVLARIGLA, encoded by the coding sequence ATGGCACAGCAGGACACGACGGGCCCGCCCGCCTCCCGCGGGCCCTGGCGGGCGCTGGCGCTGCGCGCCGGCCCGCTGATCGCCGCCGGCGCGGTCACCGTGGCACTCGGGGCCGCGGCGCTCACCGGCGACGAGCGGGAGACCGGCCACGGCTTCGCCGAAGGCGAGCAGTTCCGGCTGCTCGCGCCGGCCGAGCCGGGCGGCGGCTGGGACCAGACCGCCCGCGAGATGCAGTCCGCGCTGCGCGACCAGGTCGGCCGGGTCGAGGTCTACAACGTGGGCGGCGCCGGCGGCACGATCGGCCTCAACCAGTACGTCCGGCTGCCCCCGGACCCGACCGAGCTCATGGTGACCGGGCTGATCATGGTCGGCGCGGTGGAGACCAGCGGGTCGGAGGTGCGGGTCGACGACACCACCCCGCTGGCGCGCATCACCACCGACTACGAGGTCATCGTCGTCCCTGAGGACTCCGCGGTCGAGGACACCGGCGACCTGGTGGAGCTGATGCGGGACGACGTCGGCGCCGTCTCGATCGCCGGCGGCTCGGCCGGCGGCGTCGAGCAGATCCTGGCCGGCCTGGTCGCCGACGAGATCGGCGCCGACCCCGCCGAGATCAACTACATCGCCCACTCCGGCGGCGGCGAGGCGCTCACCACCGTGCTCTCCGGGCGCGCCACCGCGGCGGTCTCCGGCGTCTCGGAGATCCTCCCGCAGATCGAAGCGGGGCGGGTGCGCCCGATCGCGGTGTCCAGCGCCGAGCGGCTGGAGGCCCTGCCCGAGGTGCCCACCCTCATCGAGGGCGGGGTCGGCGTCGAACTGGCGAACTGGCGGTCGGTGCACGCGCCGGCCGGGATCACCGCCGAAGAGGAACAGCGGCTGGAGGAGCTGATCATGGCCATGGCGCAATCGCCGGGCTGGCAGGAGGCGCTCGAACGGCGGGGCTGGGGCGACGCCCTCCTCGCCGGCGAGGACTACGAGGAGTTCCTCGCCTCCGAGCAGGAGCGCACCGCAGAGGTGCTGGCCCGGATCGGACTGGCGTGA
- a CDS encoding tripartite tricarboxylate transporter TctB family protein: MSAADAPGRRTPPAGTGAPGAASEERIAQTRRGLQATAGIGALMLLFAAVTLADAARIGNGGGLLGAASFPVLVAVLMIAVGGGLVGTALLRLRTAAPAPAAAKGGPARLAGLVGVLVAFAAALPYAGFTLCAALLFTASALLLGAPHPLRTAAYGWTLAGLLHLLFDTGIGLSLPGGPWGF; encoded by the coding sequence GTGAGCGCCGCGGACGCGCCCGGCCGGCGCACCCCTCCGGCCGGCACCGGCGCCCCCGGGGCGGCCTCCGAGGAGCGGATCGCCCAGACCCGCCGCGGCCTGCAGGCCACCGCGGGCATCGGCGCGCTCATGCTGCTCTTCGCGGCGGTCACCCTGGCCGACGCCGCGCGGATCGGCAACGGCGGCGGCCTGCTCGGGGCGGCGTCCTTCCCCGTGCTGGTGGCCGTGCTGATGATCGCCGTCGGCGGCGGGCTGGTCGGCACCGCGCTGCTGCGGCTGCGCACCGCCGCGCCCGCGCCCGCCGCGGCCAAGGGCGGGCCGGCGCGCCTCGCAGGGCTCGTCGGGGTCCTCGTCGCCTTCGCCGCGGCCCTGCCCTACGCCGGGTTCACGCTCTGCGCCGCGCTGCTGTTCACCGCGTCGGCCCTGCTGCTGGGCGCGCCGCACCCGCTGCGGACCGCCGCCTACGGCTGGACCCTGGCCGGCCTGCTCCACCTGCTCTTCGACACCGGCATCGGGCTCAGCCTGCCCGGCGGGCCCTGGGGGTTCTGA